The Fragaria vesca subsp. vesca linkage group LG2, FraVesHawaii_1.0, whole genome shotgun sequence genome includes a window with the following:
- the LOC101311822 gene encoding E3 ubiquitin-protein ligase RING1-like isoform 2 yields MSSGRNTHWCYRCRRPTRLQGRDAVCQNCSGGFVQELDDMVHISPLDFFGSDNDEDRDRRFGFMEAFSAWQQLTDRRSSDIIRGRSDFVPEHAPGFSPLLIFGGQIPFRLSGNGAFEALFNGSPGIGVTRGNVGDYFVGPGLEELFEQLSANDRRGPPPASRISIDAMPTIKITNKHLRSDSHCPVCQDKFELGSEARQMPCKHVYHSDCIVPWLVQHNSCPVCRQELHQQGSESGRSSNSRSRSSGNTSGRESGRESQGRRNPFASLWPFRASSSSSSSNRNPPHESSPPTARENSNQMGYSGWPFD; encoded by the coding sequence ATGTCGAGCGGTAGAAACACCCATTGGTGCTACAGATGCAGGCGGCCAACAAGGCTGCAAGGGCGAGATGCAGTTTGCCAAAACTGCAGTGGAGGATTTGTTCAAGAACTTGATGACATGGTTCATATCAGCCCACTAGATTTCTTTGGATCCGACAATGATGAGGACCGTGATAGAAGGTTTGGGTTCATGGAAGCATTCTCAGCTTGGCAGCAGTTGACAGACAGAAGAAGTAGTGATATTATAAGAGGTAGATCAGATTTCGTTCCTGAACATGCCCCGGGGTTTTCTCCATTGTTGATTTTTGGTGGCCAAATTCCTTTCCGCTTGTCTGGCAATGGTGCATTTGAAGCTCTGTTCAATGGATCTCCTGGAATAGGTGTTACACGGGGTAATGTGGGTGATTATTTTGTTGGTCCTGGCTTGGAAGAATTGTTTGAGCAGCTTTCAGCAAATGATAGGAGGGGCCCTCCCCCTGCATCAAGGATTTCAATTGATGCAATGCCAACTATTAAGATCACAAATAAGCATCTTCGTTCCGATTCGCATTGCCCTGTTTGTCAAGACAAATTTGAGCTGGGATCTGAAGCAAGGCAAATGCCATGTAAACATGTATATCACTCAGATTGTATTGTACCATGGCTAGTCCAGCACAACTCATGCCCTGTTTGCCGCCAAGAACTACATCAGCAAGGTTCTGAAAGTGGTCGTAGCTCAAACAGTAGAAGTAGAAGCAGTGGTAATACCAGTGGAAGGGAGAGTGGTAGGGAAAGCCAAGGAAGACGAAATCCTTTTGCTTCTCTGTGGCCATTTCGCGCATCTAGTTCTAGCTCTAGTTCTAACCGTAACCCACCACATGAAAGCAGCCCACCAACTGCTCGTGAAAATAGCAATCAAATGGGTTATTCAGGATGGCCATTTGACTGA